In Weissella tructae, the DNA window AATCTTCTTATACGCCCCAACTAATCAATCATTTGCGGAAATGACAATGGCTGATAAAAATAAGGTGTCACATCGTGGCCGTGCCTTGCATGATTTCTTAGAAAAGCTACCAACGTGGTGGGAGGACTAATTATGGATTACTTGCTTGTATCAGATGCCCATGGTGATATTGGGATTTTACGTCAATTGTTTACAACATATCGTGGTAAGGTCACGGCGATGTTTTATGCAGGTGATTCTGAGTTACTAGCACGTGATGCAGTCTTCAATGATGTGCAAACTGTCGGGGGGAATATGGATTATGATCCTGCCTTTGCAGAGGATGTCTTATATGTGGATGATTTAAGTCGTATTTTTATGGCGCATGGTCATCTATACGATACCAACTATACCTTAGATGCCTTACTAGC includes these proteins:
- a CDS encoding YfcE family phosphodiesterase, whose product is MDYLLVSDAHGDIGILRQLFTTYRGKVTAMFYAGDSELLARDAVFNDVQTVGGNMDYDPAFAEDVLYVDDLSRIFMAHGHLYDTNYTLDALLAAGQKRDADFIVTGHTHQLGVEWFGETLVINPGSISAPRGQYRDIGGTYAILTVTETNIEVTFFDRQMNPVPHLSFNWQK